ACAGGAAGTATTATTCTCAATAATCTATACTTTAAAAAGATATCTACATCCATATTTTGCCTCCTTATGAAAGACCAGAATAGACTGATTACAGGGTGAAAAACAGTTGAAAAAAGCATCCATTATAATGGAATTTGTTGAGCTATAGTGAGCAGCTTGTATATCACTCTATCTTATTTGGCCTCTAGGATGGAAAGCTATTATGTTGATACAGCTGAGTAACCATGCAAAGAAATGTAATTATAATGAAGCTGCCATCAAATTTATGCTTGCCAGAGTTGCTTCTAGGACTCCTCTGGTATTTGGCCCTAGACACAAATAAATTTGAACACCAGCGCGGATATAATTGACAGATGCCCACACAAGTGGCTCATTTGTGTGGCAGCAACCATGACATCCCTCTCCCACTGTACTAGCCAACTACTGAGACATGAAACAAAAAAGTCAGGTCCTAAAACAAACTGATCGAATATCACTATCAAATACAACATGTGATACACATCGGAAGGCTTtcttgatttgatatttttacagAGAACTTAATTACCAGAATTTAGGAGTGAGCCAGTAGATGGATATCTCTTCCAAGCTTTATTTAGAAAAGTTAGCAGGATATTTTCTTTCTAGCACAGGTTGAGTCTTGAAGGAATTCTCTGTTCCTAATAGTATAATCTGACAGGAAATTTTAGGGGTTTAGAGTACTTGGAAAATCAGAATCCACTGGAAAACATTCCAGGGAAACTAAAATTTTTGAGTTGTAAAAAGATAGTATGGAAGTGACACTCCAGTTATGAGGCATTTAGAGACAACTCAGTTCagcggtaaagactccacctgcaatgcaggagccacaggagacatgggttcaattcctcggttgggaagaccccctggaggaggaaatggcaacccactccagtatttttgcttggaaaatcctatggatagaggagcctggcaggctacagtccatggggtcacaaggagtcagacacaactaggtgactgagcacacagaaaaaaatagcaagatGGATAATAACATATAATAGTTTATAATTCATGCTTCATTGACACTGTTTCTTCAGAACTGCCCTTCCCTTGCAAGGACTTGGCTATTACTGTGGGATTTGCAATCAAAGAGGTTTTAAAACTGCTGGATGCTactattttaatgaaaacttgaagaaaaatgcaaaaagactagaaataaaGGGCTACCAAATGATAGGTAAAGCATTACACAACCAAAGTACCAATGGGTGCTAATCCCTAATCCCTCTGCTCTTCTCACTTCCCAGCTTCTCTTGCAATTAGATTGGGGCCAAATGCCTGGAGTCTAGCCAATTACACATAAAGGGAAGCAATATAAGTTAATTCCAGCCCTAATCCTTAAAAACATCCCATTAGGTCCTCCAGGCTTCTATAGTCCTACTGCAGTTGACTGTGGGCTAATTTGTACCACAGCCCCATCTAGCCTTTCCTGACCAATGGAAGAAACCAGGTGGAAGAAAAATGGTAGTATCCTCTAAGCGAATGTAGAGCATCCATGCCAACAAGTTGGAAGTCCATTTCAGGGGTAGGTTGCTTCACTGCTAGCAGCAGTCATCAAACTGAGATACATTAAGACTTTCGTAAGAAATCAAtgaatcattttaaagaaatcaatttcCAGATCTTAAGCTTCCATACATATTTTTCCCCAAGACTGATCAAATAAGATCTACAAATAAGCTTTCTTTAATGACAAGGCTTCTCACACTGGGTAAAGCATATTCCTCACACGTTGCAGATCTTACCCTCACCTTAGTTCTTACTATAGAATTTAtttgtgataaaaaaaattttaaatatgaactTAATATATGCAATGTGCTGCTTTTCAAAAGTCACTTATGAGAAAGACCACTAGTATAGATTGGAACATAGAAGCATGGAAAACAGCACCAACTTAGAGACTTTATAAATAATCAATTTATAGTTGTAGGATTCACAACCAAAAGTCaggaagtcagagaaaaaagCTTCAGGGTCGAGGCCTCTTTAATGGGCCTGAAGAGAATAACTCAGGGATAACAAGTGGCTGAACCAGGAAATCGTGGAGCAAATGATAGTTGTAAACTACAGAATATGAATGCCCACAAACCCAAGAGACCCCTGAAACTTCACCGTGAAGGTGACGTGGCTTTTTTCCGGAAGAAGACTGACCAAAGGGAAGACCTTTGTGCAAATCAGGGAAAGTCATCCATTCTAGGGGACAACCAGCAAAACACCATCATAGGTACTTGAGGGGCATTATAATTatcacagaaaagaagaaaatgtgtgtgtgagaggtgTGGGAGGGTGGGaacggggtggggggcagtgttaAATGGTGAATGCAATGAGCCTATTTTGAACACAAAAAGGGAACGGaaccctattttacagaccaacTGCAAATAAAACAGGAGGAATAGATGGAAAGGGAAGGGACAGCCTGGGAGAAGTGAGTAGACAGATacataagtcagaaaaaaatgttttatgatttGATTTGTTTTCAACTGCTTCCAATAGGTCATTCTGAAGAGCAGGAGATGTCTAGAAGTTAGGATACTCTCTGTGAAGTGCTGTGGAACCCTCCCAGGGATGTCTCTTTAAGtagtaaagataaaaattattctCTAAGCTTTTTAGAGTTTGGGGGGATTAAGGCACAGTGAGGAGCATGTTTCCAAGGACAGAGGCAGGTCTTAAGCTGGCCTAGCCATGTTCATGCTGTAAATTCATTCAAACTTTTCATACATACTATCAAACTGTCCACCAGAAAAGCagtactaatatatatatatgcatcagcCACGGAAAACaatgttctccactatctcccataACCCACGACGGCTTAGTTTTGGgagcattttgtttatttgtttgttgtaaATTCAACAGTTAAAAATATGCATGTTACtaccattttaattttcatttacttaATGACCAGAAATTAACACTGCTTTtcatactttctctttttttatatcttctcTTGTAAATAATGTATTCTTCTTGTTGGCCCATATGTCTACAGGCACATTTATCTTTTCCTTATTGATCTGTATGGATTCTTCGTGTAGTAAGAATATTAACCTTTTATGAGTATAAAACACAAAGATACAAATTCTAgtgacattaaaattttattcactcattttaaaacaaaaaattgtatCTGGAAAAGAATAATTACACTCTTTAACATTTTTCTTCATGTCAAAGTATTCTGTCAACAATTTtattatattcaataaaaatttttataagtgACTTAATGCATTAACACGTATTATACATGGGTGAAGAATAttaatcaaaaagaaatacatatgtataaaacatTTCACCTGTGCTTGACTACTATGGACAATGGAAACATGCTTAGAATTGAAAAGAAGATCATTAACAGTAGTTTGGCTCTCCGAGACAAGAACAAGTTGCTTCCAACACCTGCTTAATCAATGAGAACATTACATAAGTGATAGTTAAGTGATCTACTGTGTTCAATGCAGACCTCACCCTATCAATGAATGAGCTAATCATATCCTAGAGATGTATTTACTTTTCTACTATTGACAGTCTTTAACATGAAACAGCTAAACAGCTAACAAGAGAAGAGGAAAACGGATAATCTGAAAGGCATCAGGGAATACTATGGTAGCTTATGCTCTAAGTACATCACAGTAGCTCCACCCCCGTCACCCCATCCATGGGTTCCTCAACTACAGATTCAACCAATGGTGGAATGAAAATATTGGGGAGAAAAAATTCCAAAGAGCAAAGCTTGAATATGCCACACCTCCCACAACTATTTATATAGCAGTTAcactgtatttacaactatttacatattatttacattgtattaggtattataaggtACACACAGGACACatggttatatgcaaataccaaACCATTTTATATAGTAAGGaacttgagcatccttggattttggtatccaagGGGGCGGGAATCCTGGAATCAATCCTCTGCAGATCCCGAGATACCTGAACAAACATTTCCAGGACAAGCTTCAAGAGCACATTTACTAAAATTAGAACAAACATTTCTAACATAGAAGCTATTAAATACACTCTCCTGTCCTAAAAAGTGctttcattaaaaatacatgGACTTTAATACCCATACTCATTCAAAAACATGGTTTCTGAAGCAGAGATCAGAGTTATTATTTCTTACATCAAGAAATGCACCATTTTCTCCCCAACTAATAAGTTACAGGAGTCATAATGAGACCGGTGGACTTCACCTGCACATACAAGGACTGAACCCTAGGAAAGGTCCCCCAGATTATAAATCAACCAGTTTGTATGGAACAGCTGCTCGGCACTGCACCTTCCcccaaaaaagcagagacagctaACAGCCCAAAAGTAAGCAAATTCTGCTCAGGAAGAAAGGGGGATGCTCCCTGGGTTCTGACTCTCTGGAATGTAAATAAATGTCTCCAGGAGGAAAGATAAACTTCACTGGGTTAACAACCTCAATCTTGGGAATGTATCCAAGGCTCTGAGTTTTATACCCCtttgaaatataaacataaatttcCTGGAAGCTCTCTAACAATCATTTCAGTCATCTTTTAACTTCCAAGGCTTGCCCTTTAACCCAAGTTCTAGTTTTCTTGGCGTAGAAAGCCCTGACCAtgcagaaatatgaaaatattcactcCTTGGTAATAAGTAGTAAAAACTACCCAAAGTATTTACGTTCTCAGCACTCGTTAATACCTGATGCCTACCAAACATACTGGCTTTCAAATCCTTTCTGGAGAGCCCTAGAAATTCCTCAGAGGTGCCTCAGAAGTGTCTTTTAAAGGAGGCAGATAAAGTAGGGGACAGAGTGAGCAGCTTTGGGAATCCCAATTCTTCCTTCAAACACGAAGCCATATGCTCTCAAAAAggctctaccaaaaaaaaaattgtttttaatctactgaaaaaaagaaacactaaaaaaATCTTTGGTAACCCCAATAAAGATTCTCTGTCTTACAGAAACGGACAAGTTCCCATTTTCACTTACACTTAAATTTGTGGCACTCTTACTTGCATTAATGTAAAACTTGTAAAACATGCATCATCAGAAAGTTAACCAATTATTTTGGGGATCCCCATGTACTTCATAGGTATTGAGAAAGTTCCTTAATGCTTTGCCTGTTGATGTCCTCTGAGTACAATGTCGCTTGAAGACATCACCTAGCCATTAATAGTGTCTTCAATAAATGCACTATCCTATTTGGGATCCTGTTTTTCTAAAGGTGGTCCTCCCTAAACAGTTCTACAATTCTCTTTTTGTCAGAACAATACTCGTGTTACTCACACAAATGTTAAAGTGCCCTTTTCTCCTCACAGGACTCCAACTTCATTCATGGGGCAGTCACCATAGTCTCACATACACCATCCCCCTTCACTTTTCTATTTCCAGGTTATGCAACATAAAACCTCCTACACTCCTCTTCCCCTGAACTCACCAGcatataaataaattgaaatacgCATCTTGGGACCTCAGACCCATCAGCTCAGGCAGTCAGACTGCAGTCCCCAGGACCTGTGAACACTCTAGCTACATTTACAATGTTCACAATTAAAATCTACTAATCtctaaatatctaaaaataaaaaaaatatgctaTGAAGTACATATTATGAAGCCATAAAGATGTTAAGTCAAACACTTTGACCTTTAAATTGATTGGTCAAAAATGATGTACTTTAAGGACAGGAGTCAACCAAAAATGTACAGATTAATACTGGTAAAGATATAAGACTGCTGTAATCCCCACCTTTTTAGGGACTCTttactaccccccacccccagtgtctATGCTGAGAGCTTTGTACTTTCCTCCTTTCTGATAAATCCTATTTGCTTGCTACCATGAGTGTCTACATGTTCATGGATTCCATTCTTTGACTCCGTGAACAAGAAGTTAGATTCCCGTTTCAGTCACTTAATTTCTCTTGGacaatttctcatctgtaaaaaggcaAATTGCCTATACTCAGAAGTGATCCAAGTGGAATCTGCAGTTTTCATACAATTATTAAGAATgtgctctccctctctcctcctatATATTAATACCTGAAAACATAATGAAGAGCACAATGTCATACATAATCTACTGGTCAAAAATTTCACACTTTACTTCTTGTTTCTAATACAAGTTCATATGTGTGGAAGATAGCAAGATATCACCACagggaagaacattccagaagtGCAAGCCAAGTAAAAAGACAACTTATAGTACTTCACTCAATTCAACAAATCATTtgctaattatttaaatattaacaaaGGTAATTTGGTCCCTGCCACCCTCATTTCTCTGCTCCCTCCCACCAAGAGGTAGACTGGTTGATGACATTAAAGGTGGTATTACAAGTGAGACTCACTAACCCACTCATGTGGGTTATGATGTgacccactcattcattcaataaatacctGAGAGCCCAATTACCAGGCATTAAACTAAGCGCCAAAGACAAAGTCCAGGAAGGTGAATTTCTGGACGGGACAGAAGTATGTTTAAAGAGGGTAATCTGGGATCCTCAGGCCTTAATTGCATCACAAAGCCTCGATGCGATTACCCTTGCCTTGATTGATTCTACAACTTGTGTCTAAACAAGAAATCTTAAGAACCAAATTCTCTCAAACAATGGCGAAAAACTGTGTGTTTCTCCAGTCATCAAGGATAGAAGCTGAGAAAACAATACATTCAGTTTGCCACATGCCACAGAATATGTCAAACGGACGGTGAGAAGTGGAAGCTGCAAGAATGTTCATAGGCTGAAAGGCACAGGTCCACGCTACCCATGATTAGATGAGTCCTAAAATTCTCTAAGATTCTTTTTCCTACAAGCTGATTTCAAGGCTCACCGTAGACTTTCATCCCCAAATTCGAAGGGAGTCAAGACAGTTTCAGAAAACTGCAATAAATCCAAATttcatcttctaaataaaattctGAGCCAGGTCCTCGGTTCAAAGGTGTGTTTAATACCTTAGGGGTCATTTCCTGAATGATCACATTTTTCTATATAACCAAAGGTCTGTGAAATAGCCATTACTTTAAGAGCTCTGGACAAATGTTCTTTTTGAAAATCAGGAACTCTGCTTCCTAACCACCTCCCTTACCCAACTGCATTTAACAAGAACAAGGAAGGGAATAAAGTCCGGCATCTGCGAACACAGCCTCACCCCCGAGTTATTTAAAGACGCAGTCTGAAATCCTTTCTGAAATGCAGCTggttgcgggggtggggggtacaTTTTTCAAGTTATTTAGACATAGGAGACGAGGAGGGATGAATAAGAGAGAAAGGCGAGTCCGCCCGGTGGGACCGTGCGGGGGCCGGACCGGGACCCGGACGTCGGGCAGGGTGACCACCCGGCGACCGCGGAGCCAGGGCGCTGGGGAGACACGAAAGGTCAGAGGGCGGGCGGCGGGGTCAGAGGATACTAAGGAAAGCGCAGCGTTCTGCTCAGATTGCCGCCTGAGTGGGAAGGCTGGGACTGGGGTCTCTTTCGCCGCCTGCACCGAGTTTCGGAGGGTACCTGACTGCGGGCGGCCGGTCCACAGCCCCGTCCCGCCGCCCCGGCGGGAGAAAAGGCCGGTTCTCCGCAGAGCCGAGACCCTCGCCAGCGATGCCAGCATTGCGCGCCGCTCACAAATCCTGGCTCCCCGAGTGGAGAACTCCGCGCTCGCGCAGCCACTGGGGGCGCCCGCGGACAACTAAGCCCTCCATCGGCACCAGTGGGGAGGGGCCGGGTCGGCCCAGCCGAGCGCTCCGAACCACCCACCCAGCTCTGGGCAGGCGCCTAGTCGGTGGGTCAGCCCCAACCAAAGCCCGCGAGACTTCAAAGGCCATTGCTGAGGCTTCCCCGGTGTTTGGCCTTTCCTTTATCCATCTTTCCCCCTTCTTCCTTCACTTAACTCAATCTGTACCCAATTCGATAACCTAACTTATCCCGCCGCCCTAGCGGAACCTTTGTGAGGCCGGAACCAATGTGCTATATAATGCTGGAGGACGGAGGAGTGTTTTCGTGAAGGACCACCAAGTATAAGTGAAGGGTTGCTCGCGACAGTTCCGGCAGGAGAACGCGCCAGTGAGATCCTTGTCGTCCACTGAGATGCAGCGACAGAATTTTCGACCCCCGACTCCTCCTTACCCCGGCCCGGGTGTAGGAGGTTGGGGTAGCGGGAGCAGCTTCCGGGGTACCCCGAGCGGAGGCGGACCGCGGCCGCCATCCCCGCGGGACGGGTACGGGAGTCCACACCACACGCCGCCGTACGGGCCCCGATCTAGGCCCTACGGGAGCAGCCTCTCTCCGCGACACGGCGGCAGCTTCCCTGGGGGCCGGTTCGGGTCTCCGTCCCCAGGCGGCTACCCTGGCAACTACTCCAAGTCCCCCGCGGGGTCCCAGCAGCAATTCGGCTACTCCCCAGGGCAGCAGCAGACCCACCCCCAGGTAATAATAGCCAGCGTTTGCCGAGCTCTTACTGTATGGCAGGCATGGTACACCCTTTACGTGGATTATTTTGACTCCTCTATGAGGTGGGATACTGTCGTTAGCCATGTGTTGCCGATggataaactgaggctcagagaagtgtaGCTTTCTTTGGAATGCTCTACAAAGTGGCAGAGCCCGACTTGTTTCTGGAGCCCTCCTGCTTTTTCACCAGTACAGTGCCGCTTGTACACAGATTTCACTAATTCCCTCTCCTTTGTCAGGGGCATGGCCCGTTGGTTGCAGTAGACTATGCTGAGTACCCGCTCTCCGAGGGGGAAAAATAGCGAATGAATCCCTAGCGTAGAGCTAATCTCTCTAGAGTTTATAGGCTAGTGCCATCTTCCTACTGTTggcacctttttcttttcttcttccacttttttttttttttttgaccttggTTTTCCGAATACAATGGCTTCTGCTCCAAGTCTTTGTAGTGTTTGTAGAATTCTGTGGTTTACAACTTCAATGTGCTTAGTAGTTTTCCAACTTTATGCTAAACCAAAACACCTCTTTGAGTGTGGAGCTAATGAGACGGGAAGGTTTAGAAATATTGAAGCTGTAGggtaaaaatagttttaatttgccTCCAGAAAAAATAGGGAAATAACTGAGAGAAAACTACAATTCTTATTTCATCATCATTTTTTCATTTGGCAAAGTTATCGCATTAGAAATGCAAAAGGATTTGAACTGACAGTggacataaaattattaataagtatATCAGATTGGTTTAAATACTTCATAATTGGGTTCAAGACATAACTGTTAACTAGCAGTGTGACCCCCACTAGCCGCTAAAGAAAAAGTTCCACTCTTATCTCTGCTAAATGTCTTTaactaatgatttttttcctaaagggTTCTCCAAGGACATCTACACCATTTGGATCAGGGCGTggtagagaaaagagaatgtcTAATGAGTTGGAGAGTTATTTCAAGCCTTCAATGCTTGAAGACCCTTGGGCTGGCCTAGAACCAGTATCTGTAGTGGATATAAGCCAACAATACAGCAATACTCAAACATTCACAGGCAAAAAAGGAAGATACTTTTGTTAACATTCTGAAATTCAACTGGACGCTTCATGTGTCAGGAACATCTTGGACAAAACTTTTACTTGTAATTAAATTGAAACCTAACATGGTGACTTTGATTGGGTAATTTTAGTTGTGTGTTTCATCATATCAAGTATTTTtggtattagagaagacataTGGTAGGATAATTTGCAATATTTAGCTCTCTGGAAGTGCCTACCACAATTTAGAAGATTGACATTTTCCAAATGCTTAACATTCTTGGTTATATAATGGACATTTgccttttaatgtttttttccaatgttttaaaataaagcagtttGTCTTTCTAGCTATATTGTACTTTTGTCATATGctaaaaaagaattattaaaataatgcttTGTAATCACATAGATAGAATTCATCagtgtatattttggatactgcttttgaaaatagataggcCATACTTTGTGCTGTAGACAGGTCTATATATTTGTTCATagggaaaggaaataaaggaagagaataaaaaagatttCTATTCATATTATAACCATTGTTCTGTGTCCATATTTTATGTAATGCTTTTGTAAAAATGCTTTGAAATGTGGTAGAAAGTTAGAGAAACCCACTTAAGCTTAAATTTAAAACTAC
This is a stretch of genomic DNA from Dama dama isolate Ldn47 chromosome 18, ASM3311817v1, whole genome shotgun sequence. It encodes these proteins:
- the MPLKIP gene encoding M-phase-specific PLK1-interacting protein, which gives rise to MQRQNFRPPTPPYPGPGVGGWGSGSSFRGTPSGGGPRPPSPRDGYGSPHHTPPYGPRSRPYGSSLSPRHGGSFPGGRFGSPSPGGYPGNYSKSPAGSQQQFGYSPGQQQTHPQGSPRTSTPFGSGRGREKRMSNELESYFKPSMLEDPWAGLEPVSVVDISQQYSNTQTFTGKKGRYFC